The stretch of DNA ATATCAACGTCGAGCTCGACCGCCTCGCACAGGCCGTCACCTCGATCAACAAGGCGCTCGGCATGCCCGCCCCAGTCATCTCTTTCGAACCTGGCCGCTGGATTGTCGCGCCTGCTGGCGTCACGCTTTACCGCGTCGGCACCATCAAGCATGTCGCGTTGCCGGAAGACACGAAAGACGAAGCCGGAAACCCAATCAGCGAGCGCACCTACGTTTCGGTAGACGGCGGTATGAGCGACAACATCCGCCCTGCGCTCTACGGCGCGGATTACACGGCTCTGCTCGCCAACCGCGATTGCGGCGGCGCGAAAGACGAAAACGGCAATCTCAAGGATTCCATGCTTGCCCGTGTGGTCGGCATGCACTGCGAATCCGGCGACATCCTCGTCCACGAATGCCGTCTGCCCCAAGATCTCAAGCGCGGCGACATTCTCGCGGTTCCGGTCACCGGCGCCTACGGCCGCACGATGGCCAGCAACTACAACCAGGCTTTGATTCCCGCCGTCGTCGCCGTCGACGATAAAGACGCCCACCTGATGCTTCGCCGCCAGACCATTGACGATCTGCTTGCTCTGGATGTCAGCTGACAAGGTGAGCTTACAATGGAATTCGCCTGAAAACCGTCTGTCGAATTCGTTTCCTAGGATTGATAAGTCTATGTAAGTGCGGTGCAGTAAAAGCGGTTGAAATGGGAGAGCGGTATGGGTCAGGTGGAAGGTTTGCGGCAGCAACGCGTACAGAGCAACGATAATCAAACGGAAGTCCTTCCCAAGGGCATTCACAGCAATTCGACCCCGATCCGCGTAGGTCTTCTGGGCGTGGGAACCGTCGGTTCCGAAGTCGCAAGAATACTTACCGAGCAAAAGGACGAACTCCAGCAGCTCATCGGCCATCCGCTCGAAATTTCCGGAATCGCCTGCCGCAATCCCGAAAAAGTCACCTTTCCTTGGATCGATAAATCCCTGCTCACCACCGACACCAAATACGTCGCCACCCACAGCGACATTCTGGTCGAGCTCATCGGCGGCCTCGAACCTGCTCGTACGCTGGTTCTGAAGGCGCTCGATAGCGGCGCGTCCGTGGTCACGGCCAACAAGGCGTTGCTTGCGAAATATGGCCCGGAAATCTATCGCGCGGCCGAGGAGGACGGCGTCGATATCTACTTCGAGGCGGCCGTTGGCGGCGCGATTCCGCTGGTCCGTCCCCTGCGCGAGTCGTTGGTGGGCGACAAAGTGACCAGCGTTTTGGGAATCCTCAACGGCACCACCAACTACATTCTCGACGAAATGACCACCAAAGGCCTCAGTTTCGAGGTGGCTTTGAAGGACGCGCAGGCCAAGGGGTACGCCGAAGCCGATCCGACCGGTGACGTCGAGGGTGAGGACGCGGCGAACAAGGCTGCTATCGTGGCCTCGCTAGCGTTCCACACCCCGGTGAACATCGATGACGTCACCATGGAAGGTATTACAAATATTACCGCCGACGACATCGCGTTGGCAAAGGGCGAGCATAAGGTCATCAAGTTGCTTGCCGTCGTGCGTGACGATGAAGACGGCGTCTCCGCTCGCGTCTATCCGGCTTTGATTCCCGACGACCACCCGCTAGCCAGCGTCCACGGAAGCTACAACGCGGCATTCGTGCATGCGCAGGCGGCTGAAGATCTGATGTTCTACGGTCGTGGTGCGGGCGGTGCTCCCACGGCATCGGCAGTTATGGGTGACGTTGTCACCGTCGCGCGGCACATCGTGCAAGGCGCCACCGGCCCGCAGATTTCGATGTACCAGAAACTGCCCAAGGCCCCGTTGAGCTCCTCCCGCGCTGCGTTTGCCGTGCGGTTCTGCATCTGTGACCGGCCCGGCATCCTTGCCGCGATTTCCAAGACTTTCGCCGACCACAACGTCTCCATCAACGGCATCAACCAGGACTTGAAGCCCACCCCGCACGACCCCGGCTATTCGGGCGAGCTGCAGACCCTGCGCGTCGTGACCCACCAGTGCAGCGAAACCACCTTGCGTGAGACGGTCGATGACGTTTGCAAGTTCGATTTCGTCGTCGGCGAGCCTTCGATTTTGCGTGAGATGTAGGGCTTAGCTCGTTATCGGCCTGCTGCGTTTGAAATTTAGACCCGCGTTCGTTCCCACACGATACGTTGATTTCTTTTGGTTTTATTGACGGTAAACTTACCGTTCGATAAAGTCGCGAGGGAATGATCCGCAACCGTGGGCATCTTTTGCCGTGTTTGCGCCGGCGGCGTTATCCTGTTGCTATCGGTTGGTAATAGTGAATAGTCGTTAGACGAGGAGACGGTTATGGCAGGAATGGCACCGAAAGTTCGGCAGGTCAAGGTGCGCGTGCCCGCCACGAGCGCGAATCTGGGCTCCGGTTTCGACACCGTCGGCTTGGCGCTGGATTATCACGACGAGCTCACATTTACCATTAACGAAAACGAACCGGTAGATAATCAGGAGAATCGTAAAGGCCAAGATTACCAAGTTGGTCAAGAAGACCAACATAGCCAATCCGGCCAATCCAATAAGACCGACCAATTCGGACAGCAAAGCCAAAGTGGCCAATGCATCCAACATATTCCTTCCGGCTTTTCCGGCACCACTGCCAAGGTAATCATTCATGGCGAAGGTGAGGATACGTTGCCCCGCGACGAAACGCATCTGGTGGTTTCGGCCTTCCGCCGAGCCTGCGAGGCGTTCGGTCTGCGTCGTTTTGGTTTCACCCTTGAAGCTCAGAACAACATTCCGCAGGCGCGTGGCATGGGTTCCTCGGCAGAGGCCATTGTCGCCGGCATCGCCGCCGCGGCCGCTTTCGCGCAAGGTGACGCCGATTTCAACCGCGAGACGATTTTCCAGATGGCCGCCTCGATGGAAGGCCATCCCGACAATGTTGCCCCTGCGGTCTACGGCGGGCTCACGGTTTCGTGGAATTTTGAGACCGCGGAAGGTGTGGGAAGCGTAGGTATTCCGGGCGGCGAGCCGCTGCGTGCCGGATTCCACACCGTCAACTATCCGGTGGCGAAGGCCATGACCGCTGCCGTTTTCGTCCCTGATTTCGAGCTTTCCACGCAAAAGGCGCGCGAGGCCTTGCCTCAGAAGCTGCCATATAAGGATGCGGTGTTCAACATCTCTCGTGTCGCGTTGCTCCCGGCCGCGATGAACCCGGTAAGCGTTATGAACGGTTCGACGGGCCAAGCGTCAAATGTTGAGCCATCGGTTCGTGATAACGGCGATAAGCCCGGCCCCGACGCTGCCCTTGCTGCCGGTCATCTTCAATCCCCTCAAGAAAACGACAGAGCCGACAATTCGACTTTCCGATTCCAGCAAGGCCAGTCACAAGGCGATAATCCAGCCATCGCCTCGCGTTCCAACGCCCTGCTGTTCGCCGCCACGCAAGACAGGCTCCACCAGCCTTATCGCAAAGGACTAATGGTCCCCTCATGGAAGCTGATTGAAACCTTGCGCGCCAAGGGTTTCGCCGCTGCCGTCTCCGGAGCCGGCCCGTGTGTTCTGGTTCTCCACTACGGCGATGCCTCAATCGAAATCGACGAGATTGCAGCTGCCCAGCTCGAAAGCGGTCACTGGCGCGTCCTCCATCTTCCTGTCAGTGCGCAAGGCGTTCAAGTTGAGATCGAATTATAGCCTGTAGCCAAGCCGACAATGAAGTGTTATTGTTCGTAATTTCTCATATTTATTGGGTTGGACCTGACATCTGCCGCGAAATTTGGGTAGGGTAGACCTAGATTCGTTTTATGTCGGTTGTGCCCTTGAAATGTTTGGAGTGTTATGTCGATTCCCCTGATTCTCGCCTCGCAGTCGCCTTCGCGGCGCAATGTGCTCAATGCCGCCGGCATCAGCCCGACCATTCACGTCTCGCACGTCGATGAGCCGGCTGCTGTTGCCGCCGAGGCCAGGGCGCGTGGAGTGGCCGTCGAGTCTCTGAGCTGCGAGCAGCGCGTGATGATTCTCGCGCAGGCCAAGGCATGGAGCGTGTATCAGGCTTATCAGCAGGTTGCTCAGGCAGCTCGGGACGCGGGCGGCGAGCAGGTCACGGCTTATCCGCTCGAGGCCGAAGAACAGAACGATAACTCCGAGCGTAAGCCAAGCCCGACGAAACCGGCGAACGGTGATCCGACGACGTTGACCCGCGATTTTTCCGGCGTTTCGGTGCCGGTCGAGGCCGAGCCGATGAAACAGGCGCTGGCCGAGCACCCGGGGTTCGCCGCAGCCAAAGTCGGCCCGTTGATTATCGGCTGCGATTCCATGTTCCTTTTTCAGGGCGAGGCACTGGGCAAGCCGCATACCCCGGAAGTTGCGTGGGAACGGCTGAGCGCGATGCGCGGCAAGTCGGGGGAGCTGTGGACCGGTCATTGCCTGATTGATTTCGCCAGCGGACGGCAGGAACTGGCTTCGAGCCATGCCACGGTACGTTTCGGTGATTATTCCGACCGTGACATCGAAGCGTATATCGCGTCGGGTGAGCCCTTGGAAGTGGCGGGTTGCTTTACGTTGGAAGGCCTCGGCGGTGCGTTTATCGACGGCGTCGACGGCGACCCGAGCGGCGTGCTTGGCTTGAGCCTGCCGTTGCTTCGTCGAATGGTCGAGAAGATGGGTGTCGCTTGGACGGATCTGTGGAACGCCGGCCTTGGCAAGGTGGCAGCGGAGAAGCTGGAAGCACAAGCTGCGTCGCAAGTTGCCGATGGTTCGCAGTTGCAGGATGATGCGGTTTCAGAGGCTGTGGGAAGCGCGCCGCAATCCGAGAGCGGTCCGGGGTCCGCTGATGTTGAGGATTCGGCCTCAGCAAATGACGGAAATGTCCGTCATGATACCAAATCATCGTCGGCGAAGACCAAGTCAAATATCGGGAATATTGATACTGATACTCAATCACTATCTGCAAGAACTAAGGCCAAAGCTGTTGCTGCGAAAGCCAGGGCGAAAGCGCAGGCGGCGTCGGTGGTTCCGCCGAAAGACAACGTTCACCAGCCCGGAGATGGTTGGGTGCAGTGCGCGTGCGGCCGTCGGCACTGGGGGCTGAACGGTGCCGCAGGAGTCCTGCTCGCCCGTCGTAGCAAGGAAACCGGTGAGGTCACGGATGTGGTGATGCAGCACCGTGCGATGTGGAGCGCCGAAGGCGGCACCTGGGGCATTCCCGGGGGTGCGCTCGCAGACGGCGAAAGCCCGATCGAAGGTGCGTTGCGCGAAAGCTACGAGGAAGCCAATATCACCCCGGAGGATATCGAGGTGGTCGGCACCCATCGCGAGGAGCACGGGCCTTGGGCCTATACCACCGTTTTCGCCTTCGAAAAGCCGGGCCACGAGGTCAATCCGCATCCCAACGATGACGAAAGCATGGAAATCGCTTGGATTCCGATCGACGAGGTGCCCAAGCGCAAGTTGCTGACCGCGATGAACGCCGATTGGCCGCACTTCGTCGAGCGCCTCAATATCCTGGCCAACGATTATCGCGACAAGTAATTGGCGCCTTGATTCGCGTCGGCAAAGGCGGAATCCAAACTTACGTTTGATTTGCATAGCTTATATCTGATATGTTGTCGGTTCCTGGAATTCGGCATAAACGGCATTTGAAGCGGCTGGTCTTCACGTTTGCAGCATTGAACACAAAATCAGAATGACTAGAGGTTCAGTGCTGTGTTTTCTTATTGTGTCTGGGAAATAACCGCAGAATGACGTGCATTTAAGATTGCCGATTGTTGCATTTGTAGCAGGGAATGAATTATTCGGCTTAGATGCTTCTCAATGCTGTGTCTTCACAGTACCGATACGTTGATAATCCATTTAGAGGTTTCGCTGCTGTTGCTCAGGTGACAGACGGAATCCTTCTGCCGCTTTCAGCTTAAAAGCGCGGCGATGATGGCGATGACGATAGGGCTGGTAACCGTGGAAATCAGCACGCCGTCGCGGGCGAAGGTCATGCCGACGTTGTAGCGGGCCGCGTAATTGTAGACGTTCTGGCCAGCGGGCAGCGCCGCGAGCACGACGCAGGCGTAGAGCACCTTGCCGCGGAAACCCATGATGAAGAACGCAATCAAAAAAGCGATGAACGGCATCACGATGTTCTTCAGAATCGTGACCCCGATGACAGCGGAACGTGAACTCTTGTTCTGCATCGGCTGGGAGCCGTGCAGCGACATGCCGAACGCCATCAGGATCATCGGCACCGCGGCCTGTCCGATCATGTTGACCGGGTCGTAAATGAACTTCGGAATCGGATAAAAACCGATCCAAGCGGTTATGGCCGAAACGAGAATCCCGCCCAGCGAGCCGATCAAAAGCGGCTGGTGCAACGGCTGCATCAGTGCTTTCTTGAGCGACATCTTGCCAGTGGTCGTGTAGTCCAGAACCGTGAGCGCGATAGGCGTGAAAATCGCCTGCTGCATCACCAGGATCGGCGCGACCAACGCGGGGTTGCCCAGAATGTAGGTAGCGATGGGCAAGCCGATATTGTTGGAATTCAGATACAGCGAATTGAGCGCGCCGACCGTCGCATCGGCCGGTCCCATATGGTAGAAAAGCTTGTTCAGAATGAGGAAGAGCACACCGACGGCCAGCGCCGAAAAGAACGCGACGAAAATCGAGGGATGGAAGATCTCCATAATCGGTTCTTTGGAGAGGATTGCGAACATCAGAAACGGGTTGGTGACGAAGAACGCGTAACGATTCAACACCATTTGCGCGGTGGGCCCGCCGATATTGAAACGTGCGGCGACGTATCCGGTTCCGATGATGATGGCGATGACCACAAATCCCTGCATCGCACTCAGCAAACCCATGAATCTCTCCCTTGGCTGCGACCTACATAAGCCTTGCCACCCTTCAATATAATCTCATTGTCCGCAGTTTGTGAAGGTCCGTCTCAGAAGATATTTGGTCGAAAACCGTCGTTCAGTATATTTTACGGCATTATCGCTGCGATGCCGGTGAAGAAAAATTTGGTGATGTCAGTTTGAAAGTACCTGCTTTGGCATGCGGTGTAAAGCCAGTTTTGTCTTCGATTTGACCGCTCAAGGTTTCGATACGTTTCAATTAGTTTCTATAATTTCCTACGTATCGAATTTGTGTCACATTGATAATGCGTACGGATTTGACAGATGCGTGAAATCCGGGAAACGGTCCGCTAGGATGAAACCATGAGTTTGACGATACAACAGGGAACTACGCGCAAGGCCGCGCTCAATGGACTATTCGAAGCATTGATGGAATCGTATTCGGTATCCGATGACGAGACGGCGCTCGCCGACGATGTGGAGGCGTTTCTGCATAATCAGCCGCATCTGACGGTTCACCGTATGGGTGACACCGTGGTCGCCTCGACTTCATTCGACCGCGAACAGCGGGTCGTGCTCGCTGGTCACCTTGATACGGTTCCGATCATCGGTAATTTCCCTCCGGTCTGGCTTGAGCCGGGGGATAAGCGGATTCGCGAGGACGTGGCAGCAAAGGCGAAACCTGGCGAGCGCGTGATGTTCGGCCGTGGCGCGACGGATATGAAGGCCAGCGACGCGGTGATGCTCTATCTGGCGGCCACAATGACGTCTCCGAAATACGACCTTACGTATGTTTTCTATGACCATGAGGAAGTTGTGGCCGAAAAGAACGGCCTCGGGAAAGTCGCCAAGGCCCATCCCGAATGGATACAGGGCGATTTCGCGATTATCGGCGAGCCCACGGATTGCGGCATTGAAGGTGGCTGTAACGGCACCATGCGTTTCGACGTCGTCACCCACGGTGTCGCTGCGCATTCCGCACGCGCTTGGATGGGGGAAAACGCCATTCATAAAGCGGCACCAGTACTCGACCGGCTTGCCGCTTACGTTCCGCAGGATATCGAGGTGGACGGCCTGGCCTACCGCGAAGGCGTCAACGCCACCCTGATTTCCGGGGGCAAAGGCACCAACGTCATCCCCGACGAATGCCGCATCCACGTCAACTATCGTTTTGCTCCGGATAAGGATTTGCCGGCTGCAAAAGCGTTGATGATGGGTGCCGATGCCGGTGCCGAAATGGGCAACGGCGAGCACAAGGCGACCGGCGGCATGTTCGAAGGCTTCAATATCGAGATGAAGGACGAGTCGCCTTCCGCCCGCCCAGGTATGGACGCGCCGCTTGCCGTTTCCTTGGCCGAACTAGTCGAAAAGAAGACCGGTCTAAAACCCCAGGCCAAGCTCGGCTGGACCGACGTCGCCCGCTTCTCGTCCATCGGAGTCCCGGCGGTCAATCTTGGCGCAGGTTCCCCGCTTTTGGCGCATAAGGCCGATGAACAGATCCCGGAAAGCCAACTCACACTGCTTGCCGATATTCTTGAGGATTGGCTGCGATAGTGGGTCAATCGATTATTTGGTGGAGGCTTCGCGGGTAATTTACGTAGTTTGCTCCATATTGGCCCATGATGGACGTATAATAAAAGTTGGTGATTCTGCAAGTTGCCGAATTCCGATGGCGTTGATCCCCTCGTGTGCTAATCCGCGAGTGCCGGTGTCCGCCGTGACGAACGTAGACTTTTAGATTGCCGGCTACGAGCGCAGATGTTGCGTGGCCGCGGTGAGAGCGCGGTGTGAGAGCCGTAGACGGCCGGATAAGCCGACATGATTGCAGCATGTCGACGAGGAGCATTGTGCCCAGAGTAACCCGAGGCGGGGTCGGTCAAGCCGACGACGCCAAACAAAACGATACCAGTTTATCTTCTTCATCTTCACCTGCGGAAAGCGAGACCACGACCCGTCGCCGTACGGTTCGGCGTCGCGTGGTGCGCGGTCCCGGCGCTGCCGGTGCCGACGTCGCGCTGAAAGTCGAAGAGCGTGAAAGCGCCAAAACCGCAAAGGCCGAAGAAAAGTCCGATGAAAACGGAGCCGAGACGGGCTCGAAATCGACAGACTCGAGGGGTAGCAGAGCATCTTCCACTTCGCGTCGTGCGAATGCTTCTGCATCCGGCACGGTGAGGAGAACGCGCGCACGTAGCCGTGTCCGCAATGACGAAGACGCGAATGAGGAATCTCAAACACTCGGTCGAAATGCTGGAAGTAGCAAATCTGAGGAATCGAACGAATCTTCCGCTTCGGGCCGTAGCCGCCGTACGAGCGCTGCAAGGTCCCGCAGCAGGTCTGCCGATTCCGTATCCGCAAGTGAGGCCAAAGCGGAAGCCAACATCGAAAGCGCTGAGGAACGTGTCATTGACGCCGTAGAGGGGCTTCCGAAAGGCCACGAAAGCCATCACACCCCGCGTCCGATGACATCGTTGCTTTTCCAAGAGCCTGTGCTTCCTGGTGAAGACGGAGATGACGAGAGCGAAGAGCCCAAGGTCACTCGGCGGCGTTCCCGTTCACGCGCAGCTGAGGAGAGCGAGAAAGACGAGAGAGGTTCGCGTCGTTCCGGGCGTGGCAGCCGTTCACGCCGAAGCTCCGAGCGCGATGATGAACGTTTGGACGAAGAACAGGACGAACGTCGGGGCAGGTCAGGTTCCAGGCGTGGCAGGAGCAATGATCGGGACCGCGATTACGAGGACGACAACGAGAATTTCTCGCGTATGGTCCGTCGTTCGCGTCGTTCTGGCGATGATGACGATATTTACGACGAAGAAGCCGCCGAGCGCACTGAGCGTCGCACGCACCGTCGTCGTAGGCTGAACGCCGAAGAACGTCACGCCGCAGACGAAATCGAACAGATCGAGGAAGACCTCGAAGACGATGACATCACCTATCGTCCCATCGACGATGTGGAAGCCGAACAATCCGGAGGGCGGACACGCCGCGGGCGTGGCAGCGAACGGAATTCCCGTCGTGAGCGTGGCGGACGCGGTTCTTCGCGCGGTAATCGTGACGACGCTGAAATCGATGATGAAGACGAAAGCGAAGAGCGTGGTTCTCGCGGCGGGCGCAAGGGTAATGGCGAACGTAACGGGCGTGACAGCCGTAACGAGCGTGGCGATGACGACCACGGTGAAACCCGTCGCCGTCGCAGGCGCGAATCCGAAGAGGACAGTGACGATCAGCCGCTGACCCGTCGCCGTCGCCGCCATCGCGGTTCCAAGAACGATGACACCGGCAATAGCCGCGATTCGTCGCGTTCCGGCTCGCGTCGCTCTCGCAAACAGCAGTATATCGACGAAATCACCGATATCGAAGGCTCCACACGTCTTGAGGCCAAGAAGCAGCGTCGCCGCGACAACCGCCGCGAGCGCAGCCGTCAGAACCAGCTGATCGAGCAGGACTTCCTCGCCCGTCGCGAGAACGTCGACCGTCTGATGGTCGTGCGCGAAAAGGGCCAGCATACCCAGATTTCCGTGATTGAGGACAACGTGCTCGTCGAGCATTATGTTTCCGATATCCAGGAGGTCGCGACCGTCGGTAACATCTACCTGGGCCGCGTGCAGAACGTGCTTCCCAGCATGGAGGCCGCGTTCGTCGACATCGGCCAACCGCGCAACGGCGTGCTTTACGCCGGCGAGGTCAACTGGGACGCCACGCGTCTCGAGGGCCAGCCGCGCCGCATCGAACTCGCCTTCAAGTCCGGCGACCCCGTTCTGGTTCAGGTCACCAAGGATCCGATCGGGCACAAGGGCGCCCGCCTGACTTCGCAGGTCACGCTTGCGGGTCGTTTCCTCGTGCTTGTTCCTTCAGGCGGCATGACCGGCGTGAGCCGCAAGCTGCCCGAACGCGAACGCGGCAGGCTCAAATCGATCGTCTCCAAGATCGCCCCGAAGGATATGGGCGTCATCATCCGCACGGCAGCCGAC from Bifidobacterium sp. ESL0728 encodes:
- a CDS encoding homoserine dehydrogenase; the encoded protein is MHSNSTPIRVGLLGVGTVGSEVARILTEQKDELQQLIGHPLEISGIACRNPEKVTFPWIDKSLLTTDTKYVATHSDILVELIGGLEPARTLVLKALDSGASVVTANKALLAKYGPEIYRAAEEDGVDIYFEAAVGGAIPLVRPLRESLVGDKVTSVLGILNGTTNYILDEMTTKGLSFEVALKDAQAKGYAEADPTGDVEGEDAANKAAIVASLAFHTPVNIDDVTMEGITNITADDIALAKGEHKVIKLLAVVRDDEDGVSARVYPALIPDDHPLASVHGSYNAAFVHAQAAEDLMFYGRGAGGAPTASAVMGDVVTVARHIVQGATGPQISMYQKLPKAPLSSSRAAFAVRFCICDRPGILAAISKTFADHNVSINGINQDLKPTPHDPGYSGELQTLRVVTHQCSETTLRETVDDVCKFDFVVGEPSILREM
- a CDS encoding homoserine kinase, with the protein product MAPKVRQVKVRVPATSANLGSGFDTVGLALDYHDELTFTINENEPVDNQENRKGQDYQVGQEDQHSQSGQSNKTDQFGQQSQSGQCIQHIPSGFSGTTAKVIIHGEGEDTLPRDETHLVVSAFRRACEAFGLRRFGFTLEAQNNIPQARGMGSSAEAIVAGIAAAAAFAQGDADFNRETIFQMAASMEGHPDNVAPAVYGGLTVSWNFETAEGVGSVGIPGGEPLRAGFHTVNYPVAKAMTAAVFVPDFELSTQKAREALPQKLPYKDAVFNISRVALLPAAMNPVSVMNGSTGQASNVEPSVRDNGDKPGPDAALAAGHLQSPQENDRADNSTFRFQQGQSQGDNPAIASRSNALLFAATQDRLHQPYRKGLMVPSWKLIETLRAKGFAAAVSGAGPCVLVLHYGDASIEIDEIAAAQLESGHWRVLHLPVSAQGVQVEIEL
- a CDS encoding AEC family transporter is translated as MGLLSAMQGFVVIAIIIGTGYVAARFNIGGPTAQMVLNRYAFFVTNPFLMFAILSKEPIMEIFHPSIFVAFFSALAVGVLFLILNKLFYHMGPADATVGALNSLYLNSNNIGLPIATYILGNPALVAPILVMQQAIFTPIALTVLDYTTTGKMSLKKALMQPLHQPLLIGSLGGILVSAITAWIGFYPIPKFIYDPVNMIGQAAVPMILMAFGMSLHGSQPMQNKSSRSAVIGVTILKNIVMPFIAFLIAFFIMGFRGKVLYACVVLAALPAGQNVYNYAARYNVGMTFARDGVLISTVTSPIVIAIIAALLS
- the dapE gene encoding succinyl-diaminopimelate desuccinylase codes for the protein MSLTIQQGTTRKAALNGLFEALMESYSVSDDETALADDVEAFLHNQPHLTVHRMGDTVVASTSFDREQRVVLAGHLDTVPIIGNFPPVWLEPGDKRIREDVAAKAKPGERVMFGRGATDMKASDAVMLYLAATMTSPKYDLTYVFYDHEEVVAEKNGLGKVAKAHPEWIQGDFAIIGEPTDCGIEGGCNGTMRFDVVTHGVAAHSARAWMGENAIHKAAPVLDRLAAYVPQDIEVDGLAYREGVNATLISGGKGTNVIPDECRIHVNYRFAPDKDLPAAKALMMGADAGAEMGNGEHKATGGMFEGFNIEMKDESPSARPGMDAPLAVSLAELVEKKTGLKPQAKLGWTDVARFSSIGVPAVNLGAGSPLLAHKADEQIPESQLTLLADILEDWLR
- a CDS encoding Rne/Rng family ribonuclease, with translation MPRVTRGGVGQADDAKQNDTSLSSSSSPAESETTTRRRTVRRRVVRGPGAAGADVALKVEERESAKTAKAEEKSDENGAETGSKSTDSRGSRASSTSRRANASASGTVRRTRARSRVRNDEDANEESQTLGRNAGSSKSEESNESSASGRSRRTSAARSRSRSADSVSASEAKAEANIESAEERVIDAVEGLPKGHESHHTPRPMTSLLFQEPVLPGEDGDDESEEPKVTRRRSRSRAAEESEKDERGSRRSGRGSRSRRSSERDDERLDEEQDERRGRSGSRRGRSNDRDRDYEDDNENFSRMVRRSRRSGDDDDIYDEEAAERTERRTHRRRRLNAEERHAADEIEQIEEDLEDDDITYRPIDDVEAEQSGGRTRRGRGSERNSRRERGGRGSSRGNRDDAEIDDEDESEERGSRGGRKGNGERNGRDSRNERGDDDHGETRRRRRRESEEDSDDQPLTRRRRRHRGSKNDDTGNSRDSSRSGSRRSRKQQYIDEITDIEGSTRLEAKKQRRRDNRRERSRQNQLIEQDFLARRENVDRLMVVREKGQHTQISVIEDNVLVEHYVSDIQEVATVGNIYLGRVQNVLPSMEAAFVDIGQPRNGVLYAGEVNWDATRLEGQPRRIELAFKSGDPVLVQVTKDPIGHKGARLTSQVTLAGRFLVLVPSGGMTGVSRKLPERERGRLKSIVSKIAPKDMGVIIRTAADGASEDALKKDLENLKRQWSKIEDKRKLYHNGKRAKLLQGEPDVAIRVVRDIFNDDFSKLIVEGDKVYERIEEYLDTMAPDLKDRLEKWDPEEHQGKDVFDKWQIDSQLRKGMERQVYLPSGGSIVIDRTEAMTTIDVNTGRFIGKGKSLEETVTRCNLEASEEIARQLRLRDIGGMIMIDYVDMVMPANRDLVLRRLVECLARDRTKHQVAEVTSLGLVQMTRKRIGQGLVEAFSEECPTCKGRGFILHDEPTISADYADPYAMKGGDPFVHTNKHGHGSAPEVQAPKGSSPAVKAKLAQIAAAAVAANDEEKEEASESDSSSDSSTDKD